In a genomic window of Neoarius graeffei isolate fNeoGra1 chromosome 13, fNeoGra1.pri, whole genome shotgun sequence:
- the asb14b gene encoding dynein axonemal heavy chain 12, whose protein sequence is MEGLYDEEEWDEDEATQYMIEQSLLEYGKCRNETSSEPTLEYVDHEEIFTAICAGNEDALQILVQHKAAMSMADNRGWIPLHQAAVQQKRSILEITFSASPQGSSESRTLKGETPLFLAVVNGLRENATFLLQNGCSPDCQNDDEDSALVGAIKNNHYDLASLLLRYNATVDQKGSLQRTALHEASLLGLEDYVYQLLQAGANPDACDSNEHTPLGLAAQAGRLNVVEILLQKGASIWPKFHSVESVSVLFEAAASGNPDIISLLLEYGADPNTPTHTGHLPIHRAAYQGHLLASEQLIPVTKKEAIKESGMSPLHSAAAGGHSQCLELLLNAGFDPNFMLHPRVRRNYEDERKSALYFAVSNNDVQSARLLLKAGAMPNQDPVNCLQVAMRLGNYELINTLLRYGANVNYYSRVNTTHFPSALQYALKDDVMLRMLLNHGYDVQRCFDCPYGQGSHVPVDYEGWSTSVIRDVVFCEVITVSWLKQFAGQVVRILLDYVDHVTFCSKLKNVLAEQKQWSEICKIQENTRSLKHLCRLKIRECLGRLRLRAPVFISFLPLPNTLKDYIRFKEYDIYSKGTMEELE, encoded by the exons ATGGAAGGCCTGTATGATGAGGAAGAGTGGGATGAAGATGAAGCAACACAGTACATGATTGAACAGAGTCTGCTGGAATATGGCAAGTGCAGAAATGAAACATCTAG TGAGCCTACGCTAGAATACGTTGACCATGAAGAAATTTTTACAGCCATATGTGCAG GAAATGAGGATGCCTTGCAGATACTTGTGCAGCACAAGGCAGCCATGTCCATGGCAGACAATAGGGGATGGATTCCTCTGCATCAGGCAGCAGTACAGCAAAAAAGGAGCATTTTGGAGATCACTTTTTCAG CATCTCCTCAGGGGTCGAGTGAATCCCGCACACTGAAAGGAGAGACTCCTCTGTTTCTTGCCGTTGTGAATGGTCTCAGAGAGAATGCTACATTCCTGCTCCAGAATGGCTGCAGCCCTGACTGTCAGAATGATGACGAGGACTCTGCGTTAGTCGGGG CCATAAAAAATAATCACTACGACTTGGCCTCTCTTCTTCTACGTTATAATGCTACAGTGGACCAGAAAGGCAGCCTCCAGAGAACTGCTCTACATGAAGCGTCTCTGTTGGGCCTAGAGGATTATGTGTACCAGCTTCTCCAGGCTGGTGCCAACCCAGATGCCTGTGATTCCAATGAACATACACCTTTAGGACTCGCTGCACAAGCTGGGCGTTTGAACGTTGTGGAAATCCTATTACAGAAAG GAGCCAGCATATGGCCAAAGTTTCACTCTGTAGAGTCTGTATCAGTGCTGTTTGAGGCAGCAGCATCTGGAAACCCTGATATAATCTCACTGTTGTTGGAGTACGGCGCTGACCCCAACACTCCCACACACACGGGCCATCTGCCCATTCACCGTGCTGCTTATCAAGGCCATCTGTT AGCATCGGAACAGCTGATCCCAGTGACCAAAAAAGAGGCCATTAAGGAGAGTGGCATGAGCCCATTACATTCAGCCGCTGCAGGTGGACATTCTCAATGTCTTGAGCTGCTCTTGAATGCTGGATTTGACCCCAACTTCATGCTCCATCCGAGGGTGCGCAGGAACTACGAAGATGAGCGCAAATCAGCACTTTATTTTGCTGTGTCAAATAATGACGTGCAGTCAGCGAGGTTACTCCTGAAGGCTGGTGCTATGCCAAACCAGGACCCTGTCAACTGTCTGCAAGTGGCCATGCGTCTAGGCAACTATGAACTGATCAACACATTGCTGCGCTATGGAGCAAATGTAAACTACTACTCGCGTGTAAATACCACACACTTCCCCTCAGCCCTACAATATGCATTAAAGGATGACGTGATGCTCCGGATGCTGCTAAACCATGGCTATGATGTACAGCGCTGTTTTGACTGTCCCTATGGCCAGGGATCTCATGTTCCTGTGGACTACGAGGGCTGGAGCACTTCTGTGATAAGAGATGTAGTG TTCTGTGAAGTGATAACAGTGTCCTGGCTCAAGCAGTTTGCAGGCCAGGTGGTAAGAATCTTGCTGGATTATGTTGACCATGTCACCTTCTGCTCCAAACTGAAGAACGTCCTGGCAGAACAGAAGCAGTGGTCAGAAATATGCAAGATTCAAG AAAACACTCGAAGCCTGAAGCATTTGTGTCGTCTTAAGATCCGTGAGTGCCTTGGTCGTCTGCGCCTTCGGGCTCCAGTTTTTATCAGCTTTTTACCTCTGCCAAACACTCTGAAGGACTATATCCGGTTCAAAGAGTATGATATTTACAGCAAAGGAACTATGGAAGAGCTTGAATAA